In the Sphingomonas sp. LM7 genome, one interval contains:
- a CDS encoding RluA family pseudouridine synthase, whose amino-acid sequence MDRGVTTLEARITEAANGWRLDRALADALPALSRERLKALISSGAVTGPEGLVRDPAKKAPGGALFSIAVPDPTPAHNEAQDIALDIVFEDEHLIVIDKQAGLVVHPAAGNLDGTLVNALLHHCAGQLSGIGGVARPGIVHRIDKDTSGLMVAAKTDRAHVGLAAQFKAHTIDRRYKALVAGRVSTSAGTISASLGRSSTNRKKMAVVREGSGKHAVTHWNMIRSLRDAALVECRLETGRTHQVRVHMASIGHPLLGDPVYGSARPVHRAVLATLDFRRQALHAAHLGFIHPVKSHALAFDSEMPADMQELFNKLIV is encoded by the coding sequence ATGGACCGGGGGGTTACTACACTCGAAGCGCGGATTACGGAGGCCGCGAATGGCTGGCGGCTCGACCGTGCGCTCGCCGACGCTCTGCCTGCGCTTTCGCGCGAACGGCTGAAGGCGCTGATTTCCAGCGGCGCGGTGACCGGACCCGAAGGTCTCGTCCGCGATCCTGCCAAGAAGGCGCCCGGCGGCGCGCTGTTCAGCATCGCCGTGCCGGACCCGACGCCGGCGCATAACGAAGCGCAGGACATCGCACTCGATATCGTGTTCGAGGACGAACATCTGATCGTGATCGACAAGCAGGCCGGGCTGGTCGTCCATCCCGCGGCGGGCAATCTCGACGGAACGCTGGTCAACGCGCTGCTCCATCATTGCGCGGGGCAGCTCTCGGGGATCGGCGGCGTGGCGCGCCCCGGGATCGTCCACCGGATCGACAAGGATACTTCGGGTCTGATGGTGGCCGCAAAGACGGACCGTGCCCATGTCGGGCTCGCCGCGCAGTTCAAGGCGCATACAATCGACAGGCGGTACAAGGCATTGGTCGCCGGCCGCGTGTCAACTTCGGCAGGTACAATTTCCGCGTCTCTCGGGAGATCGTCCACAAACCGCAAGAAAATGGCCGTGGTCCGCGAAGGAAGTGGAAAACACGCGGTCACGCATTGGAACATGATCCGATCGTTGCGCGACGCCGCCCTCGTAGAATGTCGTCTCGAAACCGGGCGGACGCATCAGGTTCGCGTTCACATGGCGTCGATCGGCCATCCGTTGCTCGGGGACCCGGTCTATGGGAGCGCGCGTCCGGTCCATCGGGCAGTTCTGGCAACGCTGGATTTCCGGCGACAGGCCTTGCATGCGGCCCATCTGGGGTTCATTCACCCTGTGAAAAGCCACGCTTTGGCATTCGATAGCGAAATGCCTGCAGATATGCAGGAACTGTTCAATAAGCTCATCGTATGA
- a CDS encoding M67 family metallopeptidase → MGTHVSRSVLIGIRRISADLAPREACGLLFGGEDAITGWQAAENVAEDPERRFEIDPSALFAALRAERAGGPKIIGYWHSHPSGDATPSITDAAMAAADGKLWLIVAGETAGLWRAGEGGALHGRFDAMPFDLTE, encoded by the coding sequence ATGGGAACGCATGTTTCAAGATCTGTACTGATCGGTATTCGACGGATTTCCGCCGATCTTGCCCCGCGCGAGGCGTGCGGATTGCTGTTTGGCGGCGAGGACGCGATCACGGGCTGGCAAGCCGCTGAAAACGTGGCGGAAGACCCCGAACGACGCTTCGAGATCGACCCGTCGGCGCTGTTCGCGGCGCTGAGGGCCGAGCGGGCGGGCGGGCCGAAGATTATCGGCTATTGGCATTCGCATCCCAGCGGCGATGCGACGCCTTCGATCACCGATGCGGCAATGGCGGCGGCCGACGGCAAGCTGTGGCTGATCGTTGCGGGCGAGACGGCGGGCTTGTGGCGGGCGGGCGAGGGCGGGGCGTTGCACGGCCGGTTCGATGCAATGCCGTTCGATCTGACCGAATAA